The Candidatus Acidiferrales bacterium genome window below encodes:
- a CDS encoding sigma-54 dependent transcriptional regulator, which translates to MKTQMDASEPQDRVRTVAASLLIVDDEEATRRLCSDIAMEAGLRVRTASTTEEALEALDQYPADIVITDLKVPQLGGLELLRRLREHYPQISVLVLTQYGSISTAVEATRLGAADYLTKPFHVEELRRKLTRLIHEQELDQENRVLREQLRTRPGYGELIGLSSKMQRVYKLIEKVSQHNYPVLILGESGTGKELVARSIHFSGTRKQKPFAPVDCSALVPTLIESELFGYVKGAFTGAMHTKQGLIESADGGTLFLDEIGDLPVDMQAKLLRVLQEREIRPVGSNERVSIDVRVIAATNRDLEAAVHNNGFRQDLFFRLNVVQIKLPPLRERKTDIPILVQSFLEKFADPGRPAPVLAEDAMAHLTAYDWPGNVRELENAIERAVALGSGPILHSSDLPSNLQYGAPARERALASDEIVPLEELERRAILRALRESGGDKLVAAKLLGIGKTTLYRKLKEYQVRLPVS; encoded by the coding sequence ATGAAAACTCAGATGGATGCATCTGAGCCGCAAGACCGTGTGCGGACAGTAGCAGCGAGCCTCCTGATTGTGGACGATGAAGAAGCCACGCGCAGGCTCTGTAGCGACATCGCAATGGAAGCCGGGCTGCGCGTGCGAACCGCGAGCACGACGGAAGAAGCTTTGGAAGCCTTGGACCAATATCCCGCCGACATTGTTATCACGGACTTAAAGGTGCCGCAATTGGGTGGTCTCGAGCTGCTCAGGCGTCTGCGCGAGCATTACCCGCAGATTTCTGTTCTCGTATTGACGCAATACGGTTCCATTTCGACCGCCGTGGAAGCAACGCGTCTCGGCGCGGCCGATTACCTGACGAAACCATTCCACGTCGAAGAGCTGCGCCGTAAACTGACCCGGCTGATCCACGAACAAGAACTCGACCAGGAAAACCGCGTCTTGCGCGAGCAGTTGCGCACTCGACCGGGATATGGAGAACTGATTGGGTTGTCGTCGAAAATGCAACGCGTCTACAAGCTGATTGAAAAAGTCAGCCAGCACAACTATCCGGTCCTGATCTTGGGCGAGAGTGGCACGGGCAAGGAACTCGTGGCGCGCTCGATTCACTTTTCGGGGACGCGGAAACAAAAGCCGTTTGCGCCCGTGGATTGCTCGGCGCTTGTGCCGACGCTCATCGAATCGGAGCTTTTCGGTTACGTCAAAGGCGCATTTACCGGCGCGATGCATACAAAGCAAGGATTGATCGAGAGCGCGGATGGCGGCACTTTGTTTTTGGACGAGATTGGCGACCTGCCCGTGGATATGCAGGCCAAGCTGCTGCGCGTGCTTCAGGAGCGGGAGATTCGTCCCGTGGGGTCGAACGAGCGCGTTTCAATCGACGTGCGTGTGATCGCAGCGACCAATCGGGACCTGGAGGCGGCTGTGCACAACAATGGCTTCCGCCAGGATTTGTTTTTCCGTCTCAATGTCGTTCAAATCAAGCTGCCGCCCCTGCGCGAACGCAAGACGGACATTCCGATATTAGTGCAGTCGTTCCTCGAAAAATTTGCTGATCCCGGGCGCCCCGCGCCCGTGTTGGCCGAAGATGCGATGGCGCATCTCACGGCCTACGATTGGCCTGGAAATGTCCGCGAACTAGAGAACGCCATTGAACGTGCCGTTGCGCTCGGCTCTGGCCCGATTCTGCACTCGAGTGACCTTCCATCGAATCTTCAATATGGCGCTCCCGCGAGAGAGCGCGCGCTGGCGAGTGACGAAATTGTTCCGCTCGAAGAATTGGAGCGCCGTGCTATTCTCCGTGCGCTGCGTGAGTCGGGTGGCGACAAGCTCGTTGCCGCGAAGCTTCTTGGCATCGGCAAAACCACACTCTATCGAAAGCTCAAGGAATACCAGGTGCGTCTGCCAGTGAGCTAG
- a CDS encoding OmpA family protein, whose amino-acid sequence MASASGGLGLFTIDSGETIARHGLSFDVDANKFSRNPGSITVLETGWSIGYGVTDKLTAIFQWNVHNHVHVDNPAELSLDSGTGAQYGNTIYNSLVPGGTPAYVEDFPFAYTKNGGVGNIDIGAKYGLLSESRGDQLSLALRGDIFVPTVTSIPNLLVNQSQSGALDFQFGADVTKSVLDDELELTGDMGYRVTRDPGPEFNNSPALTRADQMNAGFGFLMFPQSRVQVMSEYTATVFVGAHTPDTTFGARDPIDTVWGLRLYLTQMAAMDIGYRYMINLPDVLDRNGFVVKLEGAYWPEEIKPLPLVNIQLSLRPTDVQEGSNAQVTATTQTTDSQNYPLTYSWTADAGNIVGTGPNVRWDSTGVKAGMYTINATAEDTHGGTATTSAQITVTPKPIPPPTMSCSVDHSTVMAGEKINVTASVNDLSNTQLTYQWLTNGGQILGTGSTVQLDTTGLAPGNYTVTGRVQNAKGGAAACAADVTVQTPPPPPQASKINQCYFRLRSARVDNVCKRILDDVAVRMQNDPKAKVVIVGYAMPRRERTRKLTDQLAKDRAENAKKYLAQKKGLDVSRIETRMGTGAAKAGKENRRMDIIWVPDGATF is encoded by the coding sequence ATGGCGTCGGCCTCAGGTGGATTAGGGCTTTTTACGATCGATTCTGGCGAAACGATCGCCCGGCACGGTTTGTCGTTTGACGTAGACGCGAACAAATTCTCGCGCAATCCAGGAAGCATCACCGTACTCGAGACCGGCTGGAGCATTGGCTACGGCGTTACGGACAAGCTGACGGCAATTTTCCAGTGGAACGTGCACAATCACGTTCACGTTGACAACCCTGCGGAGCTGAGCCTGGACTCGGGCACGGGTGCGCAATACGGGAACACGATCTACAACAGCCTCGTTCCCGGAGGCACGCCGGCGTATGTCGAGGACTTTCCATTCGCTTACACAAAAAACGGGGGCGTGGGGAACATTGATATCGGAGCGAAATATGGGCTGCTCTCCGAAAGCCGCGGTGATCAGCTGAGTCTGGCGCTACGCGGCGATATCTTTGTTCCAACGGTAACGTCGATACCAAATCTTTTGGTGAATCAGTCGCAGAGCGGCGCGCTGGATTTTCAATTTGGAGCGGATGTAACCAAAAGTGTGCTGGACGATGAACTCGAATTGACCGGCGACATGGGCTATCGCGTCACGCGGGATCCAGGGCCTGAATTCAATAACTCTCCGGCTCTGACGCGAGCGGATCAAATGAATGCTGGCTTCGGTTTCCTAATGTTCCCGCAAAGCCGCGTGCAAGTGATGAGCGAATACACGGCGACAGTATTTGTGGGCGCGCACACACCGGATACGACGTTTGGGGCGCGAGATCCGATCGACACGGTATGGGGTCTGCGCCTTTACCTCACCCAAATGGCGGCAATGGACATCGGCTATCGCTATATGATTAACCTCCCCGACGTGCTCGATCGCAATGGATTCGTCGTAAAACTGGAAGGAGCATATTGGCCGGAAGAAATCAAACCGCTGCCACTGGTTAACATACAGCTGTCCCTGCGGCCTACTGACGTGCAAGAGGGGTCAAATGCGCAAGTGACGGCAACGACGCAGACAACGGATTCGCAGAATTACCCGCTCACCTATTCATGGACAGCGGATGCGGGAAATATCGTCGGCACAGGGCCGAATGTTCGATGGGATTCGACGGGCGTGAAGGCGGGTATGTACACGATCAACGCCACTGCGGAAGATACGCACGGCGGAACAGCGACGACATCCGCGCAGATCACGGTAACGCCTAAGCCCATTCCTCCGCCGACGATGAGTTGCTCGGTGGATCATTCGACCGTCATGGCCGGGGAAAAGATCAACGTGACGGCCAGCGTCAACGACCTTTCGAATACGCAGTTGACTTACCAATGGCTGACGAATGGCGGCCAGATTTTGGGAACAGGCTCAACTGTGCAATTGGATACGACCGGACTCGCGCCTGGCAATTACACGGTGACCGGACGTGTGCAGAACGCAAAGGGTGGTGCAGCCGCATGCGCGGCGGACGTTACGGTTCAAACGCCTCCACCTCCGCCACAAGCCTCGAAGATCAATCAGTGCTATTTCCGCTTGCGCAGCGCACGTGTCGATAATGTCTGCAAGCGCATTCTGGATGACGTTGCCGTGCGCATGCAAAACGATCCGAAGGCCAAGGTCGTCATCGTCGGCTATGCGATGCCGAGACGCGAACGGACGCGAAAGCTGACCGACCAATTAGCGAAAGACCGAGCTGAAAACGCGAAGAAATATCTTGCGCAAAAGAAAGGCTTGGATGTCTCGCGGATTGAAACCCGCATGGGTACTGGCGCTGCCAAAGCCGGCAAGGAGAATCGCCGGATGGATATTATCTGGGTCCCAGATGGCGCCACATTTTGA
- a CDS encoding sigma-54 dependent transcriptional regulator, with product MASHATFSHRILIVEDEENARKGYEALLRKWGCEILGVGSAEEGLARFAEFQPAVILADVELPGMNGLDFLSEVHKTSPETPVIIITGRGSDERAVQAIEAGAFWYIEKPLKAPVLRSLLDRAMGKVRDLKQVAALTRQLRDAGRLGELVGGSKNMTAVMRQVETAAPSTASVLITGETGSGKEVVARTIHQLSPRASQPFVAINCSAIPESLMESEIFGHEKGSFTGAAERRLGCFELADGGTLLLDEIGEMPAATQSKLLRVLEDRKIRRIGSKVETPVNVRVLAATNKDPQQAVAQGHLRQDLYFRLNVFHIHLPPLRDHKEDLPMLIEQLLADINQKHGRHASGVNTEVMELFKAYPWPGNVRELRNVIERAAITCDGGPIGRQHLPEDFARGPVIQTSELSGLHFLPGTTVEAAERELIQQTLAATNGNKTRAAELLGISLKTLHNKLKEYEASRKNVAKPQK from the coding sequence ATGGCCAGTCACGCCACCTTTTCGCATCGCATCTTGATTGTCGAGGATGAGGAGAACGCCCGCAAAGGTTACGAAGCGCTCCTCCGCAAGTGGGGCTGCGAAATCCTTGGCGTCGGTTCGGCTGAGGAAGGTCTGGCAAGGTTCGCCGAGTTCCAGCCCGCCGTCATCCTCGCGGACGTGGAGCTTCCCGGCATGAACGGCTTGGATTTCCTGAGTGAAGTGCACAAAACCTCTCCGGAAACGCCGGTCATCATCATCACGGGGCGCGGCAGCGATGAGCGCGCTGTGCAAGCAATCGAAGCTGGAGCATTTTGGTACATCGAAAAACCCTTGAAAGCACCCGTGCTGCGCTCGCTTCTCGATCGCGCCATGGGGAAGGTGCGCGACCTCAAGCAAGTTGCTGCTCTCACTCGCCAGTTGCGGGACGCTGGGCGTTTGGGGGAGTTGGTCGGCGGATCGAAGAATATGACTGCGGTCATGCGCCAGGTCGAAACCGCTGCTCCGTCGACAGCTTCGGTGCTCATCACCGGGGAAACAGGATCCGGCAAAGAAGTTGTCGCGCGCACCATTCACCAGCTCTCGCCTCGGGCGAGTCAGCCTTTCGTCGCCATCAACTGCTCCGCGATCCCCGAGTCACTGATGGAGAGCGAAATTTTTGGCCATGAAAAAGGCTCTTTCACCGGAGCCGCCGAACGGCGCCTTGGCTGCTTTGAACTCGCTGATGGCGGCACGTTGTTGCTTGATGAAATCGGGGAAATGCCAGCAGCCACGCAGTCCAAACTTCTACGGGTCCTCGAAGACCGCAAGATTCGCCGCATCGGCAGCAAAGTCGAAACTCCGGTGAATGTTCGCGTGCTGGCTGCTACGAACAAAGATCCTCAGCAGGCAGTTGCACAGGGGCATCTGCGACAGGACCTGTACTTTCGCTTGAACGTTTTCCATATCCATCTGCCTCCTTTGCGAGATCACAAGGAGGATTTACCTATGCTCATCGAGCAATTACTCGCGGACATCAATCAAAAGCATGGCCGCCACGCTAGCGGAGTGAACACGGAAGTCATGGAATTGTTCAAAGCCTATCCATGGCCCGGCAACGTTCGTGAATTACGCAATGTGATTGAGCGGGCGGCAATCACCTGCGATGGTGGCCCAATTGGCCGCCAGCATCTTCCTGAAGATTTCGCACGGGGCCCTGTGATTCAAACGAGCGAGCTTTCTGGCCTGCACTTTCTTCCGGGGACCACGGTGGAAGCGGCCGAACGCGAACTGATCCAACAAACTCTCGCCGCGACCAATGGAAACAAAACGCGCGCCGCCGAGTTGCTCGGCATCAGCTTGAAGACGCTTCACAACAAGCTGAAGGAGTACGAGGCATCTCGCAAAAATGTCGCTA